Genomic window (Gemmatimonadales bacterium):
GTAGAGGGTGAATTTGACGTCCTTCACCGACGCGTCGATCGACTCGGACCGGTCGTAGATCGTGGTCACCTTGACGGAGGCTGGCAGCGACCTGGTCATCTGCGCCATCTCGTCGCGGACCGCCTGCGCCACCGCGATGGTGTTGGTGCCGGGCTGGCGCTGGATGCCGAGGACCACGCCGCGCGAATTGTTGAACCAGGCCGCCGCCTTGGTGTCCTGCACGCTGTCGACGACGTTGCCCAGGTCGCCGAGCCGGACGGGACGGCCGTCGCGCCACGCGACGATCAGCGGCCGGTACGCGGCCGCGTTGAGCAGCTGCCCCTGCGCGTCGAGCGAGTACGCCTTGTCACTTCCCCATAGCGTCCCGGTCGGAAGGTCGACGTTGCCGTTGTTCACCGCGTCGAAGACCTGGTCGATCCCGATCTTGCGCGCCGCGAGCGCCTGCGGATCGAGCTGGATCCGCACCGCGTACTTCTGCGATCCGTAGACCTGCACCTGCGCCACGCCGGAGACAGTCGACAGCTGCTGCGCGATTTCGTTCTCACCGTATTCGTCGACGGTCGAGAGGGGCAACGTCGATGAGGTGAGGGAGTACAGGATGATCGACGACGCCGACGGGTCGACCTTGCGATAGGACGGCGGCAGCAGCGTCGTGGGAAGGGTACGCGACGCCTGCGTCATTGCCGCCTGCACGTCGGCGGCCGCCGCGTCGATATTGCGATTGAGATCGAACTGCAGGGTGATCGACGTGGTGCCGAGGAGCGACGACGAGGTCATCGACGCGAGGCCGGCGATCGTCGAGAACTGTTTCTCCAGCGGCGTCGCGACGGCGGACGCCATCGTTTCGGGTGATGCCCCCGGCAGCGACGCGGTGACCGAGATGGTCGGATAGTCGACGCTGGGCAGGTCGGCGACCGGCAGCCCGCGGTACGACGCGATCCCGAAGATCAGGATCCCGCCCATGATGAGCGTGGTCATCACCGGCCGGGAAATCCATGGTGACGAGAGGCTCTTCGTCCGGCTCTTTACCCGTCCTCCGCCCTGGTCACCGGCCGGTGCGGCGGTTCCATGCCGGTCGTCACGATCGCTCATGGCGACGGCTTTCTCCGCGGAGCAGCGGTCGTGGCTGCCGACCCCTTGGCCGGTTGCGGATCGGCGGCAGCTGCAGCGGTCGTGCCAGCAGTCGTGTCGGCGCCCGTGTTCGCCGCCGGGGCCCGGATGCTCACGCGCGAACTGTCGGTCAGGCGAAGCTGGCCGTCGGTTACCACCGTCTGGCCAACGGAGACACCTCCCTCGAGCACCGAGAGCGTGTCCGAACTTCGGGCGACGGTGACCTTCACCGGGTGCGCGCGCTTGTCGGCGTCGACGACCCAGATCACGCTGCCGGTCTGGCTGTTCTGGACCGCCGCGGTCGGCACGACGAGCGCGTTGTGCATCACGTCGAGCTGCAGTGAGACGGCGTCGAGGCCGCCGGGCCAGAGCGTGCGATCCGTGTTGGGAAAGATTGCCTTGAGCAGCACGGTGCCGGTGAGCGAATCGACGTTGTTGTCGAGGAAGGTCAGCTTGCCGTGCTCGACGTGCGCCGAGTCACCGACCGGCCGCGCCTCGACGATGAGGCCGCTGTCCGCGCGACGGCGCACCGCGTCGAACATCGCCGCCGGGACCGGAAAGCGGACCATGATCGGCGAGATCTGGTTGATCACCACCAGCGTCTGTCCGGCGCCCCCGCGGACCTGGTTCCCTTCCTTCACGAGGACCGATCCGGCGCGGCCATCGATCGGCGCGCGAATCGTGGCGTATTGCAGGTTGAGGCGAGCCTGCGCGATCGCCGCGCTGTCGGTGCGCAGTGTCCCCACCAGGGCGTCGGCCTGCGCGCGAGTCTGGTCGAGCTGCTGCTGCGTGACGTAGTCCTTCGACGCCAGCGCCTGGTACCGCGTCACGTCGTGCTGGGCGCTCACCCAGCTGGCGTTGTCGCGGGCCAGCGCACCCTGCGCCTGGTCGAGTGCCACGTCGAAGGTCCGCGGATCGATCTCGAAGAGCACCTGACCCTCGTGGACCTCGTCACCTTCCTTGAATCGGACATGCTGCAGCAATCCGCTCACCTGCGCCTGCACCTCGGCGGTCTGGATCGGCTCCACCGTCCCGGTCGCCGCGATCATCCGCGGGACGTCGGCCTGGCGTACCTGCGTGACCGACACCGGTACCGGCGGGGTCGGTGCCGCGGTCCTGGTATGACACGCGGCGAGGCACAGCGCGGGAAGGACGAACCGGAACGGACGGGGCACGCGACTCATCGATTGTTGCCTGGCGAGGATGGTTGGCCGGGAGCGAGTCGCAACGCTGTCGCCCCGCTCGGCTGGAGCAGACCTGCGTCGTGTGCGAGCTGCACCAGCGAGGTGTGCCACTGGACTCGTGATTGAATCCGCTGTCCCCGGGCGTTGGCAAGCGAATTCTCGGCGGTCAGAAGTTCGAGGAGCGAGCCGACGCCCTCGCGATACCGTGCGCGCGCCGCGTCGACTGCATCACTCGCGCTCGCATAAAGCTGCTCGGAGGTTGCGACGCTCTGGGTGGCGGTTCGCAGCGCCTGATAGCTCTGGTACACCTCGAGCGCGACCTGCTGTTCCATGGTACGGAGGCGCGCCGCTTCCGCATCCGCGGTCAGCGCTGCCGCCTCGGCGGCGTATTGCCAGCCGAGACCATTGAAGACCGGGATCGAAAGCGCGAGGCCGAGATTGTATGACGGGAAATTGCCGGAGCGCCCGGCGACCCACACCGTGCCGCTGGTGCCGGTCGCGCTGAGTGATGGGAGATATTGCGAGCGGGTTTCGCGCGCCTGCGCCTGCCGCAGGTCGACCTGCGCCCGTTCAGCCGCGAGATCGGGGCGCTGGAGCAGCCCCTGCTGCATCAGCGAGTCGACCGTCGCCGCGATCGGGGCAACCGGCGCGCTCGCGTCGGTCGTGTCGACATCGAATCTCGCATTGGGCGGCATGCCGATCAGCGTGGCGAGTGCGCCGCGCGCACTATCGAGCGCGCCGTCCGCCTGCTGCAGCGCCAGCTCGGCCTGCGAGACCGCGGTGCGCGCCTGCAGCACGTCGGAGATCGTTGCCACACCGACACTGCGCCGTTCCTCGGTCGCGGCAAGGTTCACCTGCGTTTCCGAGAGGTTGATCCGCTGCGCGTCGCGAAGGCCGAGAGCACCGACATAGGCGAAGTAGCCCTGGGTCGTCCGGCGCACGACGTCGGACACCATCGCGTTGTGGGTCCAGTCCGCCGAGTACATCCCCTGTCGTGCGGCGTCGATCGCGCCGGCGCGCCCACCGAAATCAAGGAGGAGCCAGTCGAGCGAGAGGGTCGGCCCGTACGTCGTCTGCTGCACCGAGACCCGGCCGCCGGTCGAGGCGGTCTTCAACTGGTTCACACTGAGATCCCCGGTGATCTCGGGGAAGAAACTCGAGCGCGCCTCACCGTAGCTTGCCGACGCGGCCCGCGCGGCGAGCCACGTGGCGCGTGTCTCCGGACTCCGTTCCAACGCGAGATTGACGAGATCGGTCGTGGTGAGCGCCGTGCGGCGGCTCTCCATCGCCGCGGGGAGTGAATCGGCCGGGAGACGGCTTTCGCCGGCTTCTCGCGCGGCGGAAGCGGGCGGCGTCCACGCCGCGCCCGCATGCGGCGCTGACGGGCCCGCCCCTCCGGAGCCGGGGAGGGGCGGATAGCACGCCGAGACAAGGGCCATCATCGCGATCGAACTCGCGAACAGGGGAGCTTTCAGAAGTCCGGAACCTCCAGCAGCCGGCGAAGACCTGCCGTGCGTGTCTGCTACGTGGCCGCACTCGCGAACGTTGACCGCGAAAACCCTCTCACATCCGAGGGCGGATACAGGATAGTTCACCCCTGCAGCAACGCAAGGAACGGAAGAGTACGGGGCGTCACGATCTGGTGAGCGCGTCCGCTGCCGGCTCAATGGCCGCGGCGGTCGATCCGGAAGATGCGAACGCGGGGAACGTCGTTGTCATCGATGTCGGCGACGGCAACGCGGTCGCCGGACCAGCTCACGTAGCTTGCCGCACGAAATGGGGAGGGGACGATCCCGAGGAACGCGCCATTGCGATCGACGACGGCGAAGCCGGTGATCGGCGTGAAATAGCTGCCGAGCATGATCCAGAAGTCGCCGCGGTCATCGGTTCCGATTTCGCGCCAGAGCGGATAGGTGCGCGGCAGGTCGGACTCGTGTGCAACGGCGCGCAGCGCTTCGTTATGGTCGGTGTACAGGTGAAACAGCGAATCGCGGTTCACTGCCGGCACCGGTCGTGGTACGAGTCCGCTGATGCGAATGATCAGCGTGGTGTCCCGTCCATCCGATGATCGCAACCACTCGGCACGGTCGGTCGCGCCGTAGATCATCGAGCCGTCCTGCTGGAACGCCATCGTCGTTTGCCCGGCGAACGGCACGCGGAACACAGCTTCTCCATGTTCGCTGTGCACGGTCCATTGCAGTGGCGGCGCGGCGACCGGCGACGGAATGGTGTCGGCGGAACCGCCACCAAGCGGGACTCTGGCCCAGTGACTGGTGAACG
Coding sequences:
- a CDS encoding efflux RND transporter periplasmic adaptor subunit; protein product: MPRPFRFVLPALCLAACHTRTAAPTPPVPVSVTQVRQADVPRMIAATGTVEPIQTAEVQAQVSGLLQHVRFKEGDEVHEGQVLFEIDPRTFDVALDQAQGALARDNASWVSAQHDVTRYQALASKDYVTQQQLDQTRAQADALVGTLRTDSAAIAQARLNLQYATIRAPIDGRAGSVLVKEGNQVRGGAGQTLVVINQISPIMVRFPVPAAMFDAVRRRADSGLIVEARPVGDSAHVEHGKLTFLDNNVDSLTGTVLLKAIFPNTDRTLWPGGLDAVSLQLDVMHNALVVPTAAVQNSQTGSVIWVVDADKRAHPVKVTVARSSDTLSVLEGGVSVGQTVVTDGQLRLTDSSRVSIRAPAANTGADTTAGTTAAAAADPQPAKGSAATTAAPRRKPSP
- a CDS encoding TolC family protein produces the protein MMALVSACYPPLPGSGGAGPSAPHAGAAWTPPASAAREAGESRLPADSLPAAMESRRTALTTTDLVNLALERSPETRATWLAARAASASYGEARSSFFPEITGDLSVNQLKTASTGGRVSVQQTTYGPTLSLDWLLLDFGGRAGAIDAARQGMYSADWTHNAMVSDVVRRTTQGYFAYVGALGLRDAQRINLSETQVNLAATEERRSVGVATISDVLQARTAVSQAELALQQADGALDSARGALATLIGMPPNARFDVDTTDASAPVAPIAATVDSLMQQGLLQRPDLAAERAQVDLRQAQARETRSQYLPSLSATGTSGTVWVAGRSGNFPSYNLGLALSIPVFNGLGWQYAAEAAALTADAEAARLRTMEQQVALEVYQSYQALRTATQSVATSEQLYASASDAVDAARARYREGVGSLLELLTAENSLANARGQRIQSRVQWHTSLVQLAHDAGLLQPSGATALRLAPGQPSSPGNNR